One Candidatus Peregrinibacteria bacterium genomic window, TGTAAGAATGCATGCGCTTTGTAGAGATGGACATCTTCCAGACACTCAAAAACTTCGAACATCACATAAACCTTCATATTATCGAACAGATATTGGCGAGTATCGGATTGTTCACTATATTGAAAATAATGTACTTCATATCCCTCTTGTCGGGAAAAGAAATGACGATGACGTCTATCGAAAACTTTTCAGAAAATTATAGAACAAACTTTGCCTCAATCACACCGGGAGGTCTCCGGTCATTTCTGTCAAACGACTCCACTGAGTTCTGGATGGTGGGATGCAACTGCCAAGAATTGAACTTTTGTCCACAGGGTCACTTGTTGAACCATTTGGTAGTTGGTTCAAGATCACGAAGGCCTTGGCAGACGAAAATTTTCTATGCTTCTATTATTATCTTAGTGATAACTCCTCCAACTGGAAAGGAATAGTGCATGAAGTTTTACCTGAAATCATTTTGGAGAGACATATATCCCGTCATACAAAAGAGTTGATTGATCTTTTTCATTAGGAGGACTGCGATCAGGAGGCATTTCATCGGAAAAATATTTCACAACAGCACTTACTTTGTGTAATTGCGATGAATAAGCTTGGTACAGAGGGCAGGTATCACGTTCCTTGCCGAAAACCATTGCCCTCGCCAAGTGCTTAGGTTGCTTTGAAAAAAACGCATCTTTATCAGCTACAAAAGCACTCTGATCTGCCACTTGAAGCCTAAATTGGTCAACAAGTTTTGCTACCTGTTGCGCATCGCCTCCATCAAAAAATTTTCTATCCCACACAGTATATCTCGCACCAATAAGAACAGTTGCATAATGATTAACTTGTTCGAGTGCTCTAAGAAATTTTTCATACTGCTCTAATCCCAAATAATCACTATTTATAAAAGGAAGTTGAGTAACGCCGACTCTCGATACAGAAGACACTCTTCTAAAAAAAGCTTCATATTTATCAATTTCGCGCTCCCAAGACCCCAGCCAACCCTTTACCCATTGGGGGTGAACCCAAAAATACATATATCGAATTTGCCCTACTGCCAATGACAAATTCGATTCTAGTTTATTAGCATGAGGTTCTAGATGAGTGCTTGCCCCTTCATTATCACCAATACTTTCCATAAATGATTTCTTAAGTGGAAAATATTATAATAATATTTAGTCAATATGTCAATTTTGGTGGACCCGACTGGACTTGAACCAGTGACCAACCGGTTATGAGCCGACTGCTCTAACCACTGAGCTACGGGTCCTAAAAAAGTATAATGTGTTGTTAAGAATCTCATCACCGTGACCAATCCGCCTCAGGTGGACTGCTCTAACCAAATTATCCGCTTTAGCGGATCTGAGCTACGGGTCCATATGATCGGCGATAGTATAAATTGTTCAGAGAAGTTATGGAAGTTTTATTTTTTGAATTTGAGACAAGCTCGAATCATCACGCCCTCTCTTTTCGTCCACCCTTCAAGTACAAAACTAAAAATGTGAGATAGACAACATATGAAGCTGATGCAAGAAATGATGGAGCTGAATTATATCCAAAAATTGCCTTCAGGAATGCGCCAATCCCCTTTTCTTCACTCAAAATTCCACTGAGATCGTACAAGGGACTCAGAAACGTCGGCAGAACTCCTGCTTCTTGAAATTCAGAGACGCTGTGAGAAAGAAGACCAGCGGCAATGAACAGCAGAAAATATCCAGTAATCTGGAAGAATTTTTTCGGAGACACATTTTTCGTTCCCACAAAAAGGAGGACCGCACACAAAACTGCAGCAAAAAGACCTAAAAGTCCACCCATAAGAGAAATTGTTGCTCCTCCCTGAAAACTGAGGGCTTTTAGGAAAATAACAATTTCAATTCCTTCACGAACTACCGCAGTAAAAGCCAAAATTCCAATGGTCCACACCACTTTGTGTTCAAAAATAGACTTCACTTTTTTCTCCAAATTTGCCCGAATATTTCGACCATATCGGTGCATCCAGAGAACCATGTGCGTAATCATTCCAAATGCAATGAGCAAAAGAACTCCCTCGTAAATCTGTTCAAAAGTTCCTTCAAATCCTCCGAGAAATCTTTCAAAAATCCACGCGAAAAAGAAGCTCATGAGAATTCCGAGAACAGTTCCGCTCCAAATAAAAATATTCTGTTTCTGCTCATGAAGGGCTCGAAGCACAGAGAGAAGAATTCCAATAATCACCGCCGCTTCAAGACCTTCACGAAAAGTAATGAGGAATGATGCGGACATGTGAAGGAGAAAATTACAAAATAAAAAATTAAGCCCGTCTACTATAGAGGAAGATACACTTTATTCAAAAGGATTTTGGAATTAGAAGAATTATGTGCAACTCAAATTACTCGCAAAACTATAAGACTGAAAATTTCTCCTCCAAAAATTTCTTCACTTCATGCATCGCTTTTCCTCGATGAGAGATTTTATTTTTCTCGTGTGGAGAAAGCACCGCATAGACTTCTTTTTCTCCATCCGGCAGAAAAACGGACGAAATAGGAATTCCATGAGGAATTTCACATTGTGGGGAATCAAGAAGAGTTCCCCAGGTTTCACCGCGAAATTGAATCATTTTATGGGTCGCCCGAGGACGGGCGACTCCTGAAATAAGATCGTGACCTTCGTAAGCCCACATGATAGTCGAAACACAGATAAATTTTGCACGTTTATTTTTCTCATGCCTCATTCTTTCAAGAAAATATACGAGCCATTCTTTGTCTGATGCATTCTCCCCCGCTCCCCAACGACGTGTTTTGACTCCAAGCTCATCCTTCAGGGCTTCAATTTCTATTCCTGAATCTTCCGAAAGGGTTATAAGTCCAATTTTTTTAAAAAAATGTTTCGCTTTTTTCAGCGAATTTTCTTCATACGTTTTGCCATCTTCTTCCGCATCATTTATAAGATGAAGATCAGCAAGCGAAACAAATTCAAAGCCTTCGAGATCATGAAGCACTTCCATGATTTCTTTGTATTTTCCTTTATTGCCAGTGGCGATGAGGAGTTTTTTCTTTCCCGTTTTGTCATCCCGGGCTTGACCCGGGATCTCAGTTTGCATCATAAAAATGAGAAAAAGTTATTGGCACCATTTACATTTTTTCAAAATAATCATGAGTTCCCCGCCGCGACAATCGGGATTGTCGCCTTCTGTTTCGGAATGCGCGACGGCGCCGTCGCGCCTACTGGTACTGCTCTGCCCGAAACTCCTCCGACTTCTTTGCACACCCCTTCACCCAATCTTGATGGTTTTTGTACCATTCAATCGTTTCGGAAATGTATTCTTCAAACGAATGTTCTGGCTTCCAACCGAGCTCTTTTTCGATTTTTGATGGATCCATCGCATATCTTCGGTCGTGCGCGAGACGATCTTCTACAAATGTAATGAGACTTTCTGGTTTTCC contains:
- a CDS encoding FTR1 family protein; amino-acid sequence: MSASFLITFREGLEAAVIIGILLSVLRALHEQKQNIFIWSGTVLGILMSFFFAWIFERFLGGFEGTFEQIYEGVLLLIAFGMITHMVLWMHRYGRNIRANLEKKVKSIFEHKVVWTIGILAFTAVVREGIEIVIFLKALSFQGGATISLMGGLLGLFAAVLCAVLLFVGTKNVSPKKFFQITGYFLLFIAAGLLSHSVSEFQEAGVLPTFLSPLYDLSGILSEEKGIGAFLKAIFGYNSAPSFLASASYVVYLTFLVLYLKGGRKERA
- a CDS encoding non-canonical purine NTP pyrophosphatase encodes the protein MQTEIPGQARDDKTGKKKLLIATGNKGKYKEIMEVLHDLEGFEFVSLADLHLINDAEEDGKTYEENSLKKAKHFFKKIGLITLSEDSGIEIEALKDELGVKTRRWGAGENASDKEWLVYFLERMRHEKNKRAKFICVSTIMWAYEGHDLISGVARPRATHKMIQFRGETWGTLLDSPQCEIPHGIPISSVFLPDGEKEVYAVLSPHEKNKISHRGKAMHEVKKFLEEKFSVL
- a CDS encoding type II toxin-antitoxin system RelE/ParE family toxin; the protein is MPSKHGKQIAVRMHALCRDGHLPDTQKLRTSHKPSYYRTDIGEYRIVHYIENNVLHIPLVGKRNDDDVYRKLFRKL